One genomic window of Triplophysa rosa linkage group LG11, Trosa_1v2, whole genome shotgun sequence includes the following:
- the usp31 gene encoding ubiquitin carboxyl-terminal hydrolase 31 isoform X2: protein MSSKASSKEKKSGFSKKLFRRGSVRSVGSFMSRVLKTLSTLSHFSSELHAPEGDKDDGGFNAFKSEGKGSVVSDESDCGGFLPSDKIPGVSGLKNHGNTCFMNAILQCLSNTELFAEYLALEQYRGDETDEEKPKTNGVVLMKGLQDRGEVTEQLSGLVRALWTFEYTPQHSRDFKNAVARSAMQYRGNAQHDAQEFLLWLLDRVHEDLNHIVHPNSRPSVKPPIEEDDGALEGPSPPLSAGSFVQELFQAQYRSSLTCPHCQKQSNTFDPFLCISLPIPLPHTRPLYVTVVYQGKYSHCMRIGVAVPLNSTVSRLREAVSRETKIPPDQFVLTEMYYDGFHRSFCDDDDDLDIIQESDSIFAFETPETFRLENIRSKRGSLLANLNQNNLKYGAENSRTPSFMQGAVNPASPNKNSGCEKMILLICNRACTGHQGRRFGLPFVLYLERSVTWDVLQKEILEKMRHLLRPGVYIQVGPFSLRVVGVVGITYLLPQEEQPLCHPTVERAYKSCGPGGPPHVKIVVEWDKETKEYLFGHTEEEYIPDAESVYLHREQHHQPQACTLAQCFQLYTKEEQLAPDDAWRCPHCRQLQQGRIKLSLWTLPDVLILHLKRFRQEGDRRVKMQNMVRFPLIGMDMAPHVVKRSQSSWSLPSHWSPWRRPYGLGRNPDDYLYDLYAVCNHHGNMHGGHYTAYCKNSIDGQWYCFDDSEVQPVADEDVCQQTAYILFYQRRTTIPSWSANSSVAGSTSSSLCDHWVNRLPGSRPPSVASGASSRRTSLISLAESVEFPGDRSEDDGGFSTRPFVRSIQRQSLSSRSSVTSPLAFSENGMKPSWSLSTKLQMRSNSPSRFSLDSRSSPPLERIGEACDDKVSTSCFGGYSRHERQPSSKAPLAMMEGNGSDDGNGKHILDEAYCRAPVQTDKKSSKGEPVDNNNQINAVDQNTVGALSKEQKHKVSGSGQKAEVSGSKKSSTKTKGDQEKSSKKRQSTSSITKSPSSQVSSSPQTKGTKSTNLKEKSDSPKSTKGTPSGTPSRRKESQAQVSPVSGGTKVKPSLTSTPQSSASPSPTAKKSSLAAERNSISCKKKLAERGSSKDLAPTSPLAEKSKANATPRTSQLRSGEGSRPERRTIRSSSSSSSVTSLRSPSISSRDLHRCNKSEDKGLSFFKSALRQKETRRSADLGKTTILAKKASERTARSSSQNKLNSVEDGEGSGSSSKQVSPEPRSCKATVEKDSSKTSTPVKRSLLPVGKSKSSNSETNVQSPVNSKRPLEKMASSRKLSSSMQSSARPTQTPQ, encoded by the exons ATGTCGAGCAAAGCTTCGAGTAAAGAGAAAAAGTCCGGCTTCAGTAAGAAGCTCTTCCGCCGGGGCTCGGTGCGGTCCGTGGGAAGTTTTATGAGCAGAGTCCTAAAGACTCTCTCGACGCTTTCTCACTTCAGCTCGGAGTTACACGCACCGGAGGGCGACAAGGACGACGGGGGATTCAACGCCTTCAAGAGCGAGGGCAAGGGATCCGTCGTGTCAGATGAGAGCGACTGCGGGGGATTTCTACCCAGTGACAAAATACCCGGGGTGTCCGGACTGAAAAACCACGGCAATACGTGTTTCATGAACGCTATTTTGCAATGCCTGAGCAACACGGAGCTCTTCGCGGAGTATTTGGCTTTGGAGCAGTACCGAGGGGATGAGACCGACGAGGAGAAGCCCAAAACCAACGGTGTGGTGCTGATGAAAGGCCTCCAGGACCGGGGAGAGGTGACAGAGCAGCTGTCTGGACTTGTCCGAGCCCTGTGGACTTTTGAGTACACGCCACAACACAGTCGAGACTTCAAA AATGCTGTGGCAAGGAGTGCCATGCAGTACCGGGGAAATGCGCAGCACGATGCCCAAGAGTTCCTCCTCTGGCTTCTCGATCGTGTCCATGAAGACCTAAACCATATTGTGCATCCCAACAGCAGACCCTCTGTAAAG CCACCTATTGAGGAAGATGATGGAGCATTAGAGGGACCTTCACCTCCTCTTTCAGCTGGCTCATTTGTCCAAGAGCTCTTTCAAGCTCAATACAG ATCTTCGCTTACCTGTCCGCACTGTCAAAAACAGAGCAACACCTTTGATCCTTTTCTCTGTATCTCCCTCCCGATTCCATTACCTCACACACG GCCTCTGTATGTGACCGTGGTATATCAAGGCAAGTACTCTCACTGCATGAGGATCGGTGTGGCCGTACCACTCAACAGCACTGTGTCCAGACTGAGAGAGGCCGTGTCACGTGAGACAAAGATACCGCCAGACCAG TTTGTCCTGACTGAAATGTATTACGATGGTTTCCACCGCTCCTTTTGTGACGATGACGACGATCTTGATATCATTCAAGAAAGTGACTCAATCTTTGCTTTTGAAACGCCTGAGACTTTTAGATTAGAAAACATTCGCTCTAAACGAG GGAGCCTCCTCGCAAACCTGAatcaaaacaatttaaaatacgGAGCAGAAAACAGCCGGACGCCATCCTTCATGCAGGGTGCGGTGAATCCAGCATCACCCAACAAAAACAGTGGATGTGAGAAAATGATTCTGCTGATCTGTAACCGAGCCTGCACTGGACATCAAGGACGAag GTTTGGACTGCCTTTTGTACTTTATTTGGAGCGCAGTGTGACTTGGGATGTGTTACAGAAAGAAATTCTAGAGAAAATGCGACACCTACTAAGGCCAGGAGTTTACATCCAG GTGGGACCCTTTAGTCTGCGTGTGGTCGGTGTGGTTGGAATCACATACCTGTTGCCACAGGAGGAGCAACCACTGTGTCACCCCACTGTGGAAAG AGCATATAAATCTTGTGGGCCTGGAGGACCTCCTCATGTTAAGATTGTCGTGGAGTGGGACAAAGAGACCAAGGAATA TCTGTTTGGACACACTGAGGAAGAGTATATCCCTGATGCTGAGAGTGTGTATCTGCACAGAGAACAGCACCATCAGCCACAGGCATGCACCCTCGCTCAATGCTTCCAGCTCTACACCAAAGAGGAGCAG TTGGCACCTGATGATGCCTGGCGCTGCCCCCACTGCAGACAGCTTCAACAGGGCCGGATCAAACTCAGCCTGTGGACCCTGCCTGATGTTCTCATACTACATCTCAAGAGATTTAGACAG GAaggtgacaggagggtgaaGATGCAGAACATGGTGAGGTTTCCTTTGATTGGCATGGATATGGCACCCCATGTGGTGAAGAGAAGCCAGAGTAGCTGGAGCCTGCCCTCCCATTGGTCACCATGGAGACGACCCTATGGACTTGGCCGTAACCCTGACGACTACCTTTATGACCTGTATGCGGTTTGTAATCATCACGGCAACATGCACGGAGGACATTACACAG CTTACTGTAAGAACTCCATTGATGGGCAGTGGTATTGCTTTGATGACAGTGAAGTTCAGCCTGTAGCTGATGAGGACGTCTGCCAGCAGACCGCATACATTCTGTTCTATCAAAGGAGGACGACTATTCCCTCCTGGTCGGCTAACAGCTCTGTTGCAG GTTCCACTAGCTCGTCTTTATGTGATCACTGGGTTAACCGGCTCCCGGGCAGCAGGCCACCCAGTGTGGCATCTGGAGCCTCTTCTAGACGCACATCCCTCATCTCTTTGGCCGAGTCAGTGGAGTTTCCCGGTGACCGCAGCGAAGACGATG GAGGATTCTCAACGCGGCCCTTCGTGAGGAGCATTCAACGGCAGAGCTTGTCCTCCAGATCTTCGGTTACCAGTCCTCTAGCTTTTAGTGAAAACGGGATGAAACCTTCCTGGTCCCTGTCGACGAAACTCCAGATGAGATCCAACTCGCCCTCACGATTCTCTTTGGACTCCCGCTCTTCTCCTCCTCTGGAGAGGATTGGAGAAGCTTGTGATGACAAGGTGTCCACATCTTGTTTCGGCGGTTACAGCAGACATGAGCGTCAACCAAGTAGTAAAGCCCCTCTGGCCATGATGGAGGGTAACGGTAGCGATGACGGCAACGGGAAACACATCCTGGATGAGGCATATTGTAGAGCTCCGGTACAGACTGACAAGAAGAGCTCCAAAGGTGAGCCTGTAGACAACAACAACCAGATTAACGCTGTGGATCAAAACACGGTCGGAGCGCTCTCCAAAGAGCAGAAGCATAAGGTATCAGGATCGGGTCAGAAAGCAGAAGTGTCCGGCAGCAAGAAGAGCTCCACCAAGACTAAAGGCGATCAAGAGAAGTCCTCGAAGAAGCGGCAGAGCACCTCATCCATAACAAAGTCTCCATCTTCACAAGTGTCTTCCAGCCCTCAAACAAAGGGCACCAAATCGACCAATCTTAAAGAAAAGAGCGATTCTCCCAAGAGCACCAAGGGTACACCTTCAGGAACGCCCTCCAGAAGGAAAGAGTCCCAAGCGCAGGTGTCTCCAGTGTCAGGCGGCACAAAAGTCAAGCCGTCGCTTACCTCCACACCACAATCCTCTGCGTCTCCATCACCCACTGCCAAGAAAAGCTCCTTGGCGGCTGAGAGAAACTCCATCTCCTGCAAGAAAAAGCTGGCGGAGAGGGGCTCCAGCAAGGACTTGGCACCCACCAGTCCCCTAGCAGAGAAGTCCAAAGCCAACGCCACCCCGAGGACATCCCAGCTCAGAAGTGGCGAGGGAAGCCGTCCGGAGAGGAGGACGATCAGAAGCTCCAGCAGTAGCTCCTCAGTCACCAGCCTGCGCTCCCCAAGCATCTCCTCAAGAGACCTCCACCGCTGCAACAAGTCGGAAGACAAGGGACTCTCGTTTTTCAAGAGCGCGCTTCGGCAGAAAGAGACCCGACGGTCTGCCGACCTGGGCAAGACCACGATTCTCGCCAAGAAGGCTTCCGAGAGGACAGCCAGATCCAGCAGCCAAAATAAACTCAATAGTGTCGAAGACGGAGAAGGATCGGGGAGCTCCTCCAAGCAGGTCTCTCCGGAGCCACGCTCCTGCAAGGCCACCGTGGAGAAAGACTCCTCGAAAACGTCGACCCCTGTCAAACGCTCTCTTTTACCAGTGGGCAAGTCGAAGTCTTCCAATTCGGAGACGAATGTTCAGTCTCCCGTCAACAGCAAGAGGCCACTTGAAAAGATGGCATCCTCTAGAAAGCTTTCTTCCAGCATGCAATCCTCTGCACGGCCAACACAGACGCCTCAATGA
- the usp31 gene encoding ubiquitin carboxyl-terminal hydrolase 31 isoform X1 — MSSKASSKEKKSGFSKKLFRRGSVRSVGSFMSRVLKTLSTLSHFSSELHAPEGDKDDGGFNAFKSEGKGSVVSDESDCGGFLPSDKIPGVSGLKNHGNTCFMNAILQCLSNTELFAEYLALEQYRGDETDEEKPKTNGVVLMKGLQDRGEVTEQLSGLVRALWTFEYTPQHSRDFKNAVARSAMQYRGNAQHDAQEFLLWLLDRVHEDLNHIVHPNSRPSVKPPIEEDDGALEGPSPPLSAGSFVQELFQAQYRSSLTCPHCQKQSNTFDPFLCISLPIPLPHTRPLYVTVVYQGKYSHCMRIGVAVPLNSTVSRLREAVSRETKIPPDQFVLTEMYYDGFHRSFCDDDDDLDIIQESDSIFAFETPETFRLENIRSKRGSLLANLNQNNLKYGAENSRTPSFMQGAVNPASPNKNSGCEKMILLICNRACTGHQGRRFGLPFVLYLERSVTWDVLQKEILEKMRHLLRPGVYIQVGPFSLRVVGVVGITYLLPQEEQPLCHPTVERAYKSCGPGGPPHVKIVVEWDKETKEYLFGHTEEEYIPDAESVYLHREQHHQPQACTLAQCFQLYTKEEQLAPDDAWRCPHCRQLQQGRIKLSLWTLPDVLILHLKRFRQEGDRRVKMQNMVRFPLIGMDMAPHVVKRSQSSWSLPSHWSPWRRPYGLGRNPDDYLYDLYAVCNHHGNMHGGHYTAYCKNSIDGQWYCFDDSEVQPVADEDVCQQTAYILFYQRRTTIPSWSANSSVAGSTSSSLCDHWVNRLPGSRPPSVASGASSRRTSLISLAESVEFPGDRSEDDALALTNTGSPALLRGFSTRPFVRSIQRQSLSSRSSVTSPLAFSENGMKPSWSLSTKLQMRSNSPSRFSLDSRSSPPLERIGEACDDKVSTSCFGGYSRHERQPSSKAPLAMMEGNGSDDGNGKHILDEAYCRAPVQTDKKSSKGEPVDNNNQINAVDQNTVGALSKEQKHKVSGSGQKAEVSGSKKSSTKTKGDQEKSSKKRQSTSSITKSPSSQVSSSPQTKGTKSTNLKEKSDSPKSTKGTPSGTPSRRKESQAQVSPVSGGTKVKPSLTSTPQSSASPSPTAKKSSLAAERNSISCKKKLAERGSSKDLAPTSPLAEKSKANATPRTSQLRSGEGSRPERRTIRSSSSSSSVTSLRSPSISSRDLHRCNKSEDKGLSFFKSALRQKETRRSADLGKTTILAKKASERTARSSSQNKLNSVEDGEGSGSSSKQVSPEPRSCKATVEKDSSKTSTPVKRSLLPVGKSKSSNSETNVQSPVNSKRPLEKMASSRKLSSSMQSSARPTQTPQ; from the exons ATGTCGAGCAAAGCTTCGAGTAAAGAGAAAAAGTCCGGCTTCAGTAAGAAGCTCTTCCGCCGGGGCTCGGTGCGGTCCGTGGGAAGTTTTATGAGCAGAGTCCTAAAGACTCTCTCGACGCTTTCTCACTTCAGCTCGGAGTTACACGCACCGGAGGGCGACAAGGACGACGGGGGATTCAACGCCTTCAAGAGCGAGGGCAAGGGATCCGTCGTGTCAGATGAGAGCGACTGCGGGGGATTTCTACCCAGTGACAAAATACCCGGGGTGTCCGGACTGAAAAACCACGGCAATACGTGTTTCATGAACGCTATTTTGCAATGCCTGAGCAACACGGAGCTCTTCGCGGAGTATTTGGCTTTGGAGCAGTACCGAGGGGATGAGACCGACGAGGAGAAGCCCAAAACCAACGGTGTGGTGCTGATGAAAGGCCTCCAGGACCGGGGAGAGGTGACAGAGCAGCTGTCTGGACTTGTCCGAGCCCTGTGGACTTTTGAGTACACGCCACAACACAGTCGAGACTTCAAA AATGCTGTGGCAAGGAGTGCCATGCAGTACCGGGGAAATGCGCAGCACGATGCCCAAGAGTTCCTCCTCTGGCTTCTCGATCGTGTCCATGAAGACCTAAACCATATTGTGCATCCCAACAGCAGACCCTCTGTAAAG CCACCTATTGAGGAAGATGATGGAGCATTAGAGGGACCTTCACCTCCTCTTTCAGCTGGCTCATTTGTCCAAGAGCTCTTTCAAGCTCAATACAG ATCTTCGCTTACCTGTCCGCACTGTCAAAAACAGAGCAACACCTTTGATCCTTTTCTCTGTATCTCCCTCCCGATTCCATTACCTCACACACG GCCTCTGTATGTGACCGTGGTATATCAAGGCAAGTACTCTCACTGCATGAGGATCGGTGTGGCCGTACCACTCAACAGCACTGTGTCCAGACTGAGAGAGGCCGTGTCACGTGAGACAAAGATACCGCCAGACCAG TTTGTCCTGACTGAAATGTATTACGATGGTTTCCACCGCTCCTTTTGTGACGATGACGACGATCTTGATATCATTCAAGAAAGTGACTCAATCTTTGCTTTTGAAACGCCTGAGACTTTTAGATTAGAAAACATTCGCTCTAAACGAG GGAGCCTCCTCGCAAACCTGAatcaaaacaatttaaaatacgGAGCAGAAAACAGCCGGACGCCATCCTTCATGCAGGGTGCGGTGAATCCAGCATCACCCAACAAAAACAGTGGATGTGAGAAAATGATTCTGCTGATCTGTAACCGAGCCTGCACTGGACATCAAGGACGAag GTTTGGACTGCCTTTTGTACTTTATTTGGAGCGCAGTGTGACTTGGGATGTGTTACAGAAAGAAATTCTAGAGAAAATGCGACACCTACTAAGGCCAGGAGTTTACATCCAG GTGGGACCCTTTAGTCTGCGTGTGGTCGGTGTGGTTGGAATCACATACCTGTTGCCACAGGAGGAGCAACCACTGTGTCACCCCACTGTGGAAAG AGCATATAAATCTTGTGGGCCTGGAGGACCTCCTCATGTTAAGATTGTCGTGGAGTGGGACAAAGAGACCAAGGAATA TCTGTTTGGACACACTGAGGAAGAGTATATCCCTGATGCTGAGAGTGTGTATCTGCACAGAGAACAGCACCATCAGCCACAGGCATGCACCCTCGCTCAATGCTTCCAGCTCTACACCAAAGAGGAGCAG TTGGCACCTGATGATGCCTGGCGCTGCCCCCACTGCAGACAGCTTCAACAGGGCCGGATCAAACTCAGCCTGTGGACCCTGCCTGATGTTCTCATACTACATCTCAAGAGATTTAGACAG GAaggtgacaggagggtgaaGATGCAGAACATGGTGAGGTTTCCTTTGATTGGCATGGATATGGCACCCCATGTGGTGAAGAGAAGCCAGAGTAGCTGGAGCCTGCCCTCCCATTGGTCACCATGGAGACGACCCTATGGACTTGGCCGTAACCCTGACGACTACCTTTATGACCTGTATGCGGTTTGTAATCATCACGGCAACATGCACGGAGGACATTACACAG CTTACTGTAAGAACTCCATTGATGGGCAGTGGTATTGCTTTGATGACAGTGAAGTTCAGCCTGTAGCTGATGAGGACGTCTGCCAGCAGACCGCATACATTCTGTTCTATCAAAGGAGGACGACTATTCCCTCCTGGTCGGCTAACAGCTCTGTTGCAG GTTCCACTAGCTCGTCTTTATGTGATCACTGGGTTAACCGGCTCCCGGGCAGCAGGCCACCCAGTGTGGCATCTGGAGCCTCTTCTAGACGCACATCCCTCATCTCTTTGGCCGAGTCAGTGGAGTTTCCCGGTGACCGCAGCGAAGACGATG CTTTAGCGCTTACTAACACAGGATCTCCCGCCTTGCTCA GAGGATTCTCAACGCGGCCCTTCGTGAGGAGCATTCAACGGCAGAGCTTGTCCTCCAGATCTTCGGTTACCAGTCCTCTAGCTTTTAGTGAAAACGGGATGAAACCTTCCTGGTCCCTGTCGACGAAACTCCAGATGAGATCCAACTCGCCCTCACGATTCTCTTTGGACTCCCGCTCTTCTCCTCCTCTGGAGAGGATTGGAGAAGCTTGTGATGACAAGGTGTCCACATCTTGTTTCGGCGGTTACAGCAGACATGAGCGTCAACCAAGTAGTAAAGCCCCTCTGGCCATGATGGAGGGTAACGGTAGCGATGACGGCAACGGGAAACACATCCTGGATGAGGCATATTGTAGAGCTCCGGTACAGACTGACAAGAAGAGCTCCAAAGGTGAGCCTGTAGACAACAACAACCAGATTAACGCTGTGGATCAAAACACGGTCGGAGCGCTCTCCAAAGAGCAGAAGCATAAGGTATCAGGATCGGGTCAGAAAGCAGAAGTGTCCGGCAGCAAGAAGAGCTCCACCAAGACTAAAGGCGATCAAGAGAAGTCCTCGAAGAAGCGGCAGAGCACCTCATCCATAACAAAGTCTCCATCTTCACAAGTGTCTTCCAGCCCTCAAACAAAGGGCACCAAATCGACCAATCTTAAAGAAAAGAGCGATTCTCCCAAGAGCACCAAGGGTACACCTTCAGGAACGCCCTCCAGAAGGAAAGAGTCCCAAGCGCAGGTGTCTCCAGTGTCAGGCGGCACAAAAGTCAAGCCGTCGCTTACCTCCACACCACAATCCTCTGCGTCTCCATCACCCACTGCCAAGAAAAGCTCCTTGGCGGCTGAGAGAAACTCCATCTCCTGCAAGAAAAAGCTGGCGGAGAGGGGCTCCAGCAAGGACTTGGCACCCACCAGTCCCCTAGCAGAGAAGTCCAAAGCCAACGCCACCCCGAGGACATCCCAGCTCAGAAGTGGCGAGGGAAGCCGTCCGGAGAGGAGGACGATCAGAAGCTCCAGCAGTAGCTCCTCAGTCACCAGCCTGCGCTCCCCAAGCATCTCCTCAAGAGACCTCCACCGCTGCAACAAGTCGGAAGACAAGGGACTCTCGTTTTTCAAGAGCGCGCTTCGGCAGAAAGAGACCCGACGGTCTGCCGACCTGGGCAAGACCACGATTCTCGCCAAGAAGGCTTCCGAGAGGACAGCCAGATCCAGCAGCCAAAATAAACTCAATAGTGTCGAAGACGGAGAAGGATCGGGGAGCTCCTCCAAGCAGGTCTCTCCGGAGCCACGCTCCTGCAAGGCCACCGTGGAGAAAGACTCCTCGAAAACGTCGACCCCTGTCAAACGCTCTCTTTTACCAGTGGGCAAGTCGAAGTCTTCCAATTCGGAGACGAATGTTCAGTCTCCCGTCAACAGCAAGAGGCCACTTGAAAAGATGGCATCCTCTAGAAAGCTTTCTTCCAGCATGCAATCCTCTGCACGGCCAACACAGACGCCTCAATGA